Proteins found in one Mangifera indica cultivar Alphonso chromosome 15, CATAS_Mindica_2.1, whole genome shotgun sequence genomic segment:
- the LOC123198351 gene encoding blue copper protein-like: MVKLLLVYLLVTLSIALTTNATTYIVGGTSGWDISSDLESWAQNKVFNVGDTLVFQYSSSDSVCEVKRKSFKACNTSNSLNTFSNGNRTVQLTQPGKRYFISGNKLYCLGGMKLQVIVEGDASSPISSPEAQPEGNLPRTSLKAKNAPSDFSNSSEFSYGRRGSLLVAFLGFMATILWVV, translated from the exons ATGGTTAAGCTTCTTCTGGTTTATCTTCTTGTCACTCTGAGCATCGCATTAACAACCAATGCGACGACGTATATTGTGGGAGGTACCTCCGGCTGGGATATCAGCTCTGATCTTGAATCATGGGCACAGAACAAAGTATTTAATGTTGGCGATACCCTTG TGTTCCAATATTCATCATCTGACAGCGTGTGTGAAGTAAAACGAAAAAGCTTTAAAGCATGCAATACAAGCAATTCTTTGAATACATTTTCAAATGGAAACAGGACGGTTCAATTGACACAGCCGGGTAAGAGATATTTTATCAGTGGGAACAAGTTATATTGCTTGGGTGGAATGAAGCTTCAAGTGATTGTGGAGGGTGATGCGTCTTCACCGATTAGTTCGCCTGAAGCACAGCCAGAGGGTAATCTTCCACGAACTTCTTTAAAGGCCAAAAATGCTCCAAGTGATTTTTCTAATTCATCCGAGTTTTCTTATGGTAGGAGGGGCTCCCTTTTAGTAGCTTTTCTGGGTTTTATGGCTACTATTTTGTGGGTGGTGTAA